A region of Haloplanus sp. XH21 DNA encodes the following proteins:
- a CDS encoding substrate-binding protein yields MGSNGGGMERRDVIKAAGAAGTVGLAGLAGCSGGGGGGGSSEYPALGNYPVEGDTATFGFNVPQSGPYASEGEDELRAYELAVQHLNNGGGWVDTQFDDLSGDGVLDYQIDSVTGDTATDADQARQSASRMIQRDDVIMVTGGSSSAVAIAVQGLCQNERVMFMACLTHSNDTTGVDCARYGFREVFNAYMTGQALAPVVREEYGTDLEFYQLYADYSWGQTQQESMNQFLTETAGWSQVDSVATPLGTSDYSSYLSQAANSGADVLVLNHYGLDGATSVSQAVDAGLDEDMEILLPLYNRPMAEAAGGAIEGVFGTVAWDSQIDNTPSQEFTQAFQDEYDRLPSGVAQLAYAQTLQYAAAAERAGTFYPPEVIRQLEGYEYDNIGMGPETMRACDHQAQRAVPVVRGLPESEQESGQYYELINLTSRDDVGYACDEGPAAECELGEYGDE; encoded by the coding sequence GGCAACTACCCCGTCGAGGGTGATACGGCCACGTTCGGGTTCAACGTCCCGCAGTCCGGCCCGTACGCCTCCGAGGGGGAGGACGAACTCCGTGCGTACGAACTCGCGGTTCAGCACCTGAACAACGGCGGCGGCTGGGTCGACACGCAGTTCGACGACCTCTCCGGCGACGGCGTCCTCGACTATCAGATCGATTCGGTGACTGGCGACACGGCCACCGACGCCGACCAGGCGCGCCAGTCGGCTTCCCGGATGATTCAGCGCGACGACGTCATCATGGTCACCGGCGGGTCGTCCTCCGCCGTCGCCATCGCGGTGCAGGGGCTGTGTCAGAACGAGCGCGTGATGTTCATGGCCTGTCTCACCCACTCCAACGACACCACCGGCGTCGACTGCGCCCGGTACGGGTTCCGCGAGGTCTTCAACGCGTACATGACGGGACAGGCGCTCGCACCGGTCGTCCGCGAGGAATACGGTACGGACCTGGAGTTCTACCAGCTCTACGCTGACTACAGCTGGGGCCAGACACAGCAGGAGTCGATGAATCAGTTCCTGACCGAGACGGCGGGCTGGTCACAGGTCGACTCGGTCGCGACGCCGCTCGGCACCAGCGACTACTCGTCGTATCTCTCCCAGGCCGCGAACTCCGGCGCCGACGTGCTCGTCCTCAACCACTACGGGCTCGACGGTGCGACATCGGTCAGTCAGGCCGTCGACGCGGGCCTCGACGAGGATATGGAAATCCTCCTCCCGCTCTACAACCGACCGATGGCCGAGGCCGCCGGCGGCGCCATCGAGGGCGTCTTCGGCACCGTCGCCTGGGACTCCCAGATCGACAACACACCGTCCCAGGAGTTCACGCAGGCGTTCCAGGACGAGTACGACCGCCTTCCCTCCGGCGTGGCACAGCTCGCGTACGCCCAGACGCTCCAGTACGCTGCCGCGGCTGAGCGAGCGGGCACGTTCTACCCGCCCGAGGTCATCCGCCAACTCGAGGGCTACGAGTACGACAACATCGGCATGGGCCCCGAGACGATGCGCGCCTGCGACCACCAGGCCCAGCGCGCCGTCCCTGTCGTTCGCGGTCTGCCCGAATCCGAGCAGGAGTCGGGACAGTATTACGAACTCATCAACCTCACGAGCCGGGACGACGTCGGCTACGCCTGTGACGAAGGTCCGGCGGCCGAATGTGAACTCGGCGAGTACGGCGACGAGTAA
- a CDS encoding branched-chain amino acid ABC transporter permease produces the protein MSFHIEAITVLLNGLQQGAIYILLAVGLSIILGTLKFVNFAHGALYLIGTYAGLLIALEINLTGGQLSEWGVETLGLGLGYIPALIIVPFVVFIVGLGMERWVVEPFKDRPDTDQILVTFGLAIIVQEVFKIMFGSSSLPFSQPAWAQGPPQIPFLAGIPISSWRYYVIGITAVLVLIVYLLVEYTDFGLIVRAGTRDPEMVELLGIRLSRPYIVVFGIGAALAGVAGVVGGPLNPVNPTIGNEVLVPAFLTVVIGGVGSIAGAVLGGILFGLTQAILIATYSAWAQVGLYAIAAIVLLVRPQGLLGEEGVAP, from the coding sequence ATGAGTTTCCACATCGAGGCAATTACCGTCCTGCTGAACGGCCTCCAGCAGGGCGCCATCTACATCCTGCTGGCGGTGGGTCTCTCCATCATCCTCGGAACCCTGAAGTTCGTCAACTTTGCTCACGGTGCCCTCTACCTCATCGGCACCTACGCGGGCCTGTTGATCGCGCTCGAAATCAACCTGACCGGCGGCCAACTCTCGGAGTGGGGCGTCGAGACGCTCGGTCTCGGACTGGGCTACATTCCTGCGCTGATAATCGTCCCGTTCGTGGTGTTCATCGTCGGACTGGGGATGGAGCGCTGGGTCGTCGAACCGTTCAAGGACCGCCCCGACACCGACCAGATTCTCGTCACGTTCGGACTGGCCATCATCGTCCAGGAGGTGTTCAAGATCATGTTCGGCTCGAGCAGCCTCCCATTCAGCCAACCAGCGTGGGCACAGGGACCGCCGCAGATTCCCTTCCTGGCCGGCATCCCCATCTCCTCGTGGCGATACTACGTCATCGGCATCACGGCCGTGCTGGTGCTCATCGTCTACCTGCTGGTCGAGTACACCGACTTCGGCCTCATCGTCCGCGCGGGCACCCGTGACCCGGAGATGGTCGAACTGCTCGGTATCCGGCTGAGCCGACCCTACATCGTCGTCTTCGGTATCGGTGCGGCGCTCGCCGGCGTCGCCGGCGTCGTCGGTGGGCCGCTCAATCCGGTCAATCCGACCATCGGGAACGAAGTTCTCGTTCCTGCCTTCCTGACCGTCGTCATCGGCGGTGTCGGCTCCATCGCGGGCGCCGTCCTCGGCGGCATTCTATTCGGGCTCACTCAGGCCATCCTCATCGCCACATACTCCGCGTGGGCACAGGTGGGCCTCTATGCCATCGCCGCTATCGTCCTGTTGGTGCGGCCACAGGGACTGCTCGGCGAAGAGGGGGTGGCACCGTGA
- a CDS encoding branched-chain amino acid ABC transporter permease, whose product MSDQPTPATDGGTDEGSIAGIFAPRGNELRVMAAAAVVLGLFPYVFSRMPVVSDVVQGYQGLATLILIWGIFALGFDLLLGYTGLLSFGHAAFWGSAAYTAGVFSQHVSGSPILMMLAGTTFAVLLAWLLGFLSLRRGGIYFAILTLAFAQMMFYLSSSPLAFITGGENGLTGIETGDFLGVIALESELPSVLGMLLSTWMYAFVAAFTLLCIALGYRILNSPYGMVFRAIRENEQRAEFVGLNVWRYKLMSFILSGLFAGIAGSLYTIDGSYVPLSSLYWTESGEVVIMTVLGGTGSLFGPIVGAGIYLYVENIVSGFETIGPFWHLILGVVFVVTIWVFPRGVWGFLSDVRDYVTGGED is encoded by the coding sequence GTGAGCGACCAGCCCACGCCCGCCACCGATGGCGGGACCGATGAGGGCTCCATAGCCGGCATCTTTGCACCCCGTGGCAACGAGCTCCGCGTGATGGCGGCAGCGGCCGTCGTCCTCGGTCTGTTCCCCTACGTGTTCTCGCGTATGCCCGTCGTGAGCGACGTGGTACAGGGCTATCAGGGGCTCGCGACGCTCATCCTCATCTGGGGCATCTTCGCGCTCGGCTTCGACCTGCTGCTCGGCTACACCGGCCTGCTCTCGTTCGGCCACGCGGCCTTCTGGGGGTCGGCCGCTTACACTGCCGGCGTCTTCAGCCAGCACGTTTCGGGCTCCCCGATTCTGATGATGCTCGCCGGGACGACATTCGCCGTCCTGCTCGCGTGGCTGCTTGGCTTCCTGTCGCTGCGTCGGGGTGGCATCTACTTCGCCATCCTCACGCTCGCGTTCGCACAGATGATGTTCTACCTGTCCTCCTCGCCCCTGGCGTTCATCACTGGCGGGGAGAACGGCCTCACAGGCATCGAGACGGGGGACTTCCTCGGTGTCATCGCGCTCGAATCCGAACTCCCGTCCGTGCTGGGAATGCTCCTCAGCACGTGGATGTACGCCTTCGTGGCGGCCTTCACGCTCCTCTGTATCGCGCTCGGTTACCGCATCCTCAACTCGCCGTACGGGATGGTGTTCCGGGCCATCCGCGAGAACGAACAGCGCGCCGAATTCGTCGGGCTGAACGTCTGGCGATACAAGCTGATGTCGTTCATCCTGTCCGGCCTCTTCGCCGGTATCGCCGGCAGCCTCTACACCATCGACGGGTCCTACGTTCCGCTGTCGTCGCTCTACTGGACCGAGAGCGGCGAGGTGGTCATCATGACCGTCCTCGGCGGCACGGGGTCGCTGTTCGGCCCCATCGTGGGCGCCGGCATCTACCTCTACGTCGAGAACATCGTCAGCGGCTTCGAAACCATCGGGCCGTTCTGGCATCTCATTCTCGGTGTCGTCTTCGTC